A stretch of Equus caballus isolate H_3958 breed thoroughbred chromosome 11, TB-T2T, whole genome shotgun sequence DNA encodes these proteins:
- the MAP2K6 gene encoding dual specificity mitogen-activated protein kinase kinase 6 isoform X1 yields MFTGISYVPGGSCVLALDAFIANLLGKKRNPGLKIPKEAFEQPQTSSTPPRDLDSKACISIGSQNFEVKADDLEPIVELGRGAYGVVEKMRHVPSGQIMAVKRIRATVNSQEQKRLLMDLDISMRTVDCPFTVTFYGALFREGDVWICMELMDTSLDKFYKQVIDKGQTIPEDILGKIAVSIVKALEHLHSKLSVIHRDVKPSNVLINTLGQVKMCDFGISGYLVDSVAKTIDAGCKPYMAPERINPELNQKGYSVKSDIWSLGITMIELAILRFPYDSWGTPFQQLKQVVEEPSPQLPADKFSEEFVDFTSQCLKKNSKERPTYPELMQHPFFTLHESKATDVASFVKLILGD; encoded by the exons GCAAGAAGCGAAACCCCGGCCTTAAAATTCCAAAAGAAGCATTTGAACAACCTCAGACCAGTTCCAC GCCACCTCGAGATTTAGACTCCAAAGCTTGCATTTCTATTGGAAGTCAG AACTTTGAGGTGAAGGCGGATGACCTGGAGCCTATAGTGGAACTGGGACGAGGTGCGTACGGGGTAGTGGAGAAGATGCGACACGTGCCCAGCGGGCAGATCATGGCGGTGAAG CGGATCCGGGCCACAGTAAATAGCCAGGAGCAGAAAAGGCTATTGATGGATTTGGATATTTCCATGAGGACAGTGGACTGTCCTTTTACAGTCACCTTTTATGGCGCACTCTTCCGGGAG GGTGATGTCTGGATCTGCATGGAGCTCATGGATACGTCGCTAGATAAATTCTACAAACAAGTGATTGATAAAGGCCAAACAATTCCAGAAGACATCTTAGGGAAAATAGCCGTTTCG ATTGTAAAAGCATTAGAACATTTACACAGTAAACTCTCTGTCATTCATCGAG ACGTCAAGCCTTCCAACGTGCTGATCAATACTCTGGGCCAAGTGAAGATGTGTGATTTTGGAATCAGTGGCTACCTTGTAGACTCTGTTGCTAAAACCATTGATGCAGGATGCAAACCATACATGGCT CCTGAAAGAATAAACCCCGAGCTCAACCAGAAGGGATACAGTGTGAAGTCTGACATCTGGAGTCTCGGCATCACAATG ATTGAGTTGGCCATCCTTCGGTTTCCTTATGATTCGTGGGGAACGCCTTTTCAGCAGCTCAAACAGGTGGTAGAGGAGCCATCACCGCAACTCCCGGCAGACAAGTTCTCCGAAGAGTTTGTTGACTTTACCTCGCAGTG cttgAAGAAGAATTCCAAAGAACGGCCAACATATCCAGAGCTTATG cAACATCCATTTTTCACCCTACACGAATCCAAAGCAACAGACGTGGCATCTTTTGTAAAACTGATTCTTGGAGACTAA
- the MAP2K6 gene encoding dual specificity mitogen-activated protein kinase kinase 6 isoform X2, translating into MSQSKGKKRNPGLKIPKEAFEQPQTSSTPPRDLDSKACISIGSQNFEVKADDLEPIVELGRGAYGVVEKMRHVPSGQIMAVKRIRATVNSQEQKRLLMDLDISMRTVDCPFTVTFYGALFREGDVWICMELMDTSLDKFYKQVIDKGQTIPEDILGKIAVSIVKALEHLHSKLSVIHRDVKPSNVLINTLGQVKMCDFGISGYLVDSVAKTIDAGCKPYMAPERINPELNQKGYSVKSDIWSLGITMIELAILRFPYDSWGTPFQQLKQVVEEPSPQLPADKFSEEFVDFTSQCLKKNSKERPTYPELMQHPFFTLHESKATDVASFVKLILGD; encoded by the exons GCAAGAAGCGAAACCCCGGCCTTAAAATTCCAAAAGAAGCATTTGAACAACCTCAGACCAGTTCCAC GCCACCTCGAGATTTAGACTCCAAAGCTTGCATTTCTATTGGAAGTCAG AACTTTGAGGTGAAGGCGGATGACCTGGAGCCTATAGTGGAACTGGGACGAGGTGCGTACGGGGTAGTGGAGAAGATGCGACACGTGCCCAGCGGGCAGATCATGGCGGTGAAG CGGATCCGGGCCACAGTAAATAGCCAGGAGCAGAAAAGGCTATTGATGGATTTGGATATTTCCATGAGGACAGTGGACTGTCCTTTTACAGTCACCTTTTATGGCGCACTCTTCCGGGAG GGTGATGTCTGGATCTGCATGGAGCTCATGGATACGTCGCTAGATAAATTCTACAAACAAGTGATTGATAAAGGCCAAACAATTCCAGAAGACATCTTAGGGAAAATAGCCGTTTCG ATTGTAAAAGCATTAGAACATTTACACAGTAAACTCTCTGTCATTCATCGAG ACGTCAAGCCTTCCAACGTGCTGATCAATACTCTGGGCCAAGTGAAGATGTGTGATTTTGGAATCAGTGGCTACCTTGTAGACTCTGTTGCTAAAACCATTGATGCAGGATGCAAACCATACATGGCT CCTGAAAGAATAAACCCCGAGCTCAACCAGAAGGGATACAGTGTGAAGTCTGACATCTGGAGTCTCGGCATCACAATG ATTGAGTTGGCCATCCTTCGGTTTCCTTATGATTCGTGGGGAACGCCTTTTCAGCAGCTCAAACAGGTGGTAGAGGAGCCATCACCGCAACTCCCGGCAGACAAGTTCTCCGAAGAGTTTGTTGACTTTACCTCGCAGTG cttgAAGAAGAATTCCAAAGAACGGCCAACATATCCAGAGCTTATG cAACATCCATTTTTCACCCTACACGAATCCAAAGCAACAGACGTGGCATCTTTTGTAAAACTGATTCTTGGAGACTAA
- the MAP2K6 gene encoding dual specificity mitogen-activated protein kinase kinase 6 isoform X3, which translates to MFTGKKRNPGLKIPKEAFEQPQTSSTPPRDLDSKACISIGSQNFEVKADDLEPIVELGRGAYGVVEKMRHVPSGQIMAVKRIRATVNSQEQKRLLMDLDISMRTVDCPFTVTFYGALFREGDVWICMELMDTSLDKFYKQVIDKGQTIPEDILGKIAVSIVKALEHLHSKLSVIHRDVKPSNVLINTLGQVKMCDFGISGYLVDSVAKTIDAGCKPYMAPERINPELNQKGYSVKSDIWSLGITMIELAILRFPYDSWGTPFQQLKQVVEEPSPQLPADKFSEEFVDFTSQCLKKNSKERPTYPELMQHPFFTLHESKATDVASFVKLILGD; encoded by the exons GCAAGAAGCGAAACCCCGGCCTTAAAATTCCAAAAGAAGCATTTGAACAACCTCAGACCAGTTCCAC GCCACCTCGAGATTTAGACTCCAAAGCTTGCATTTCTATTGGAAGTCAG AACTTTGAGGTGAAGGCGGATGACCTGGAGCCTATAGTGGAACTGGGACGAGGTGCGTACGGGGTAGTGGAGAAGATGCGACACGTGCCCAGCGGGCAGATCATGGCGGTGAAG CGGATCCGGGCCACAGTAAATAGCCAGGAGCAGAAAAGGCTATTGATGGATTTGGATATTTCCATGAGGACAGTGGACTGTCCTTTTACAGTCACCTTTTATGGCGCACTCTTCCGGGAG GGTGATGTCTGGATCTGCATGGAGCTCATGGATACGTCGCTAGATAAATTCTACAAACAAGTGATTGATAAAGGCCAAACAATTCCAGAAGACATCTTAGGGAAAATAGCCGTTTCG ATTGTAAAAGCATTAGAACATTTACACAGTAAACTCTCTGTCATTCATCGAG ACGTCAAGCCTTCCAACGTGCTGATCAATACTCTGGGCCAAGTGAAGATGTGTGATTTTGGAATCAGTGGCTACCTTGTAGACTCTGTTGCTAAAACCATTGATGCAGGATGCAAACCATACATGGCT CCTGAAAGAATAAACCCCGAGCTCAACCAGAAGGGATACAGTGTGAAGTCTGACATCTGGAGTCTCGGCATCACAATG ATTGAGTTGGCCATCCTTCGGTTTCCTTATGATTCGTGGGGAACGCCTTTTCAGCAGCTCAAACAGGTGGTAGAGGAGCCATCACCGCAACTCCCGGCAGACAAGTTCTCCGAAGAGTTTGTTGACTTTACCTCGCAGTG cttgAAGAAGAATTCCAAAGAACGGCCAACATATCCAGAGCTTATG cAACATCCATTTTTCACCCTACACGAATCCAAAGCAACAGACGTGGCATCTTTTGTAAAACTGATTCTTGGAGACTAA